The sequence GTCCAGCGCTCGATGGGCTCCCACTGCGCAAGATCCTTTTCTACCCGCGATGGTGCGATATCGAAGAGCGTCAGGCCATGCGCAGCAAGCTGCACATAGTTCTGCGTATCGCGCAGGGTTCCGAGCAGCGGCAGGGACAAGGTCTCGGTGAAGCGGATCAGCTGCTCGGCCGCCCGTGTGCGGCTGTCGACCCGCATCCCCACGAGTCCGACCACCGTCCCCTTCGCAGCCTTGAGTTCCGCCAGATCGTCCAGGAAAGCGCGGGTAGCGAGGATGTCGAAGAGCGAGGGCTGGAGCGGAACCAGCACGGCATCGGCAAGCCGCAGCAGGTTCTTCAGTTTCTCGCCATGCAGGCCGGCGGGCGTGTCGATCACGGCGTGAGTCGTGCCTTTGGGCGGCCGCGCTGGCTCGCCGGGATTCAGCTCCCAGGAGGAAATCTGCGCGACGGAATCGGGGCGTATCGATAACCAGGCGCGAGCAGACTGCTGCCTGTCGACATCGCCCAGCATGACGCGTGTATCGCCGTTCGCCCAGCCACGCTGCGCGAGGCAACCCGCGAGATTCGTCGCAAGCGTGCTCTTGCCCGCCCCGCCCTTGGGGTTGGCGACCATGAAAGTTCGCATGAGCCTCCTCCGGAACGTGCTGAGCATAGCGCGAGATGCCTGCCTTGCACGCATTCGCAGGCGAACCAAAAAAAACGCCGCTGTTCGCGGCGTCTTAAGAACGTTTCAGAAGAAACGTCAGAGCAGTTCAATCACAAACTACCCATCACGCAAAGCCAGTACCACCTGCATCGGACCCGCGGCGCTTGCGGGCATAGACCAGGCCGGCGAAAGCCAGTCCGAACATGAGCAGGGATGAGGGTTCGGGAACGCGGGTGGTGTCACCGGTCACCGACCTGAGCTTGACGTAGTCGTTGGTCGCGGACCAACCCGGGTTGCTCGGATCCACCAGCGGGTTGTAGGCCCCGATCAGCCAGTACGAGGAAATGTAGTTGCTGGCGTTGATGGTCGCCGCATGGTTGGCGTTGCTGTAGACATCGGCATAGTGCCCGACCAGCTTCCAGCCCGAGGAAAGCAGATCCGCATAGGACTTGCCCGCCAGCACTGGCGCGCCGGAGCCGTAGTAGGCGAGGACCGTCAGGTCGGAATCGGTGTTCGCATAGTTGAGCTCCAGCGACGTAAGCTTCACGGCACCGCCGAAACTCATCAGCAGGGAGTCGTAATAGCCGTTGTTATCCATCGCATGGTTCGGCTGCGAACCATCTTCCTTCTTGTTCACCACGCCCAGATGAAGGGGATCGTCAGAGTAGGCGCCGACATAGCCCGACTCGATCTTGCTGCCCGTGGCGGTATTGGCCCAGGCGGTCACGGTCGCATCGGGCGCGGACGAAGGCGTGCCGGTGGAGCTGCAACTCGTGAACCAGTCGGACTTCACGCCGGAGTTGGCGACCTTGCCGGCACAGTCCGAGCGCGAAAAGGTCCAGGAATAGGCTGCGGACGCGGGCATGGAGGCCAGCAAGGAGCAGGCTACAACCAGGCTTCCGAGGACGGTCTTGGAATTCATGTGTCCCTCTTGTGATTCTGTGTTGCCGATATGGTGGCGACTGCCGGGAGTCGAAGCAAATGCCAGGCCATCAGAAACATCCATTTAATATCAGAGGCTTACAAAGCCAAACATCAAAACCGACACCGCAAAGTAAAAACGTCCGACAAGACCGCCTGGCACATCCGACGCACCTCACCCACCCAGTTGCTCGGCGAGTTTCCGGACTGCTGCAGCCGATTCGAGCTGGCCGCCGGCCTCCAGCGCCGGCGCGAGCTCCTCCCGCGCCTCACGCGTGCGGCCGGTCTTGGCCAGCGTCCAGGCTAGGTGATAACGCACTTCCAGATTACGCGGATCGCGCAGGCGGGCTTCGCGCAGCAAACCCAAGGCCTTGTCCAGCTGGCCCTGGCGGGCAAGTACCCAGCCGTAGGTGTCGACCACCCCAGCATCTGCGGGCGCGAGCTTCCAGGCCTTCTCGGCGCTGCCCAGCGCAGCCGGGTCGCTGAGCTCCAACAAGACCAGCGCCTGATTGTTGAGCAGATCTGGTCGCGCGCCTTGCATCTTCAGCAACTGCGCATAGCTGCTCTTGGCGCCCTGCCAATCTGCCATGCGGACCTGGCCCTCCGCCAAGGCACCAAGCACCAAGGGATCCGGGCCCTTGGCCTTGATCACCTCGCGCACAAAAGCCACGCCACCGCGCAGGTCGCCGGCCGCGGCGTAGGCGCGAAAAACCCGCACCGCGCTGGCGGAAACCGGCTCACGCGCGTAGGCAGACCGGTGCTGGGCAAGGCCCGCCGCCACTTGGCCCCGCGCCATTGTCACGTCGCCCAGGATGTGGCCGCTGGCTGCGCGATTGGGGAAGCGCTGGTCCATCCGCTTGGCGAGCCGCTCGGCGTTTGCGAAGTCCCGCGCCAGCAAAGCCAGCTCGGCCTGCAACTCAAGGGCAGGATAGAAATCGGGGTCGGCCGACAGGGCCTTTTCGAGGCTGTAAGCCGCGCCGTCGCGGTGGTCGGCCTGCAGCTGCATCCTGGCGATCTCGACCAGCAGCCGCGGATCGTTCTCAGCCAGCTTGCGTGCGTCGACCAGATTCTCGCGCGCACGCACCGTATCTCCGGCTGCAATCCGCACCCGCGCGAGGGCCATCGCGGCGGCCACGTTGTCCGGTGCCGCCGCCGCGGCTGTCCGTGCCGTGTCGAGCGCGGCCTGTACGTCGCCGCGGCCGAGATAGACGTCGACCAGGATCAAGGCGGGGCGGGGATTGCGCGGCGCCAGCACCTGCGCCCTTTCGACCAATTGACGCGCGGCGGCGTCGCGTCCGGCGCGTGCTTCGAGCTGCGCGAGTTCGATCAGGGCGTCGATGTTCGGCTGGTCGCCGGCGATCAATGCCCCCAGGCGCTTGCGCGCTTGCTCGACCCGACCCTCGGCGGCGTCGAGTCGGGCCGCGTTGAGTAGCGCGGGCGGGTAGGCGGGGCTCACGGCCAGCGCCGCCTCGAAGGATTTGTGCGCACCCGCGGAGTCGCCCTGCTGGGCGCGCGCAAGCCCTTGCATGTTGAGCAGCGTGGGGTTGCGTGGGTCGCGCGCGACCAGGGCGTCACAGACCTGCGCGGCTTCCTTGCCCTGCCCGCGCTGTAGCAGCAGGACGGCCAGCGTGTAGCCCGAGACCGGATCGCCGCCGCGGCCAAAGGCCTTGCGCAGGTGCTGCTCGGCCAGCACATCCTGCCCCTGTCCCGCGCGCGATGCCCCCAGGGCAGCCTGGACGTTGGCGTCCTGCACCCCCTGGTCCACTGCCTGCTGCAGGAGAGCGCCGGCCTGAGCGTAGCGTTTCTGCGCCAGATAGGCGGCAGAGAGCAGGTTCAAGGCCTGGGGGTCGCGCGGATTGCGGCGCAGATAGTCTTCCAGCAGGTCAGAGGCACGGCCGAAATCGCGCGCATCCAGATAGATCGAAGCCAGCGTGCGGGTCGCGCCGGGA is a genomic window of Niveibacterium sp. SC-1 containing:
- a CDS encoding ParA family protein gives rise to the protein MRTFMVANPKGGAGKSTLATNLAGCLAQRGWANGDTRVMLGDVDRQQSARAWLSIRPDSVAQISSWELNPGEPARPPKGTTHAVIDTPAGLHGEKLKNLLRLADAVLVPLQPSLFDILATRAFLDDLAELKAAKGTVVGLVGMRVDSRTRAAEQLIRFTETLSLPLLGTLRDTQNYVQLAAHGLTLFDIAPSRVEKDLAQWEPIERWTRLVG
- the xdp1 gene encoding exosortase-dependent surface protein XDP1, producing the protein MNSKTVLGSLVVACSLLASMPASAAYSWTFSRSDCAGKVANSGVKSDWFTSCSSTGTPSSAPDATVTAWANTATGSKIESGYVGAYSDDPLHLGVVNKKEDGSQPNHAMDNNGYYDSLLMSFGGAVKLTSLELNYANTDSDLTVLAYYGSGAPVLAGKSYADLLSSGWKLVGHYADVYSNANHAATINASNYISSYWLIGAYNPLVDPSNPGWSATNDYVKLRSVTGDTTRVPEPSSLLMFGLAFAGLVYARKRRGSDAGGTGFA
- the prsT gene encoding XrtA/PEP-CTERM system TPR-repeat protein PrsT — its product is MLLALTLAAPVHAADPKAARYYEDAQVRYDKRDYAGAVIQLKNALQTDRSMLAAQILLGKALLASGDAAGAEVALREARNLGVDAVELAVPLNQSLYAQGKYAELIALPVPANLGRVAKVDLLVIRGSAQVELGDPRAAARSFDEARAIDPKALSIMLADANQQLRSGDLARADALTRDAVAQVPDSAEAWSARATVLTAMGQPQPALQAYERALKLKPGAIEPRLSRIGLLIDLNRDADAARDVQALSEIAPDDARAAFLRAVLAARRGDSEAVASEMANVVKVIDSVPPDVRNRRASLLLLGGLAHYSLRNPEKARAALENFLRLQPGHPGATRTLASIYLDARDFGRASDLLEDYLRRNPRDPQALNLLSAAYLAQKRYAQAGALLQQAVDQGVQDANVQAALGASRAGQGQDVLAEQHLRKAFGRGGDPVSGYTLAVLLLQRGQGKEAAQVCDALVARDPRNPTLLNMQGLARAQQGDSAGAHKSFEAALAVSPAYPPALLNAARLDAAEGRVEQARKRLGALIAGDQPNIDALIELAQLEARAGRDAAARQLVERAQVLAPRNPRPALILVDVYLGRGDVQAALDTARTAAAAAPDNVAAAMALARVRIAAGDTVRARENLVDARKLAENDPRLLVEIARMQLQADHRDGAAYSLEKALSADPDFYPALELQAELALLARDFANAERLAKRMDQRFPNRAASGHILGDVTMARGQVAAGLAQHRSAYAREPVSASAVRVFRAYAAAGDLRGGVAFVREVIKAKGPDPLVLGALAEGQVRMADWQGAKSSYAQLLKMQGARPDLLNNQALVLLELSDPAALGSAEKAWKLAPADAGVVDTYGWVLARQGQLDKALGLLREARLRDPRNLEVRYHLAWTLAKTGRTREAREELAPALEAGGQLESAAAVRKLAEQLGG